The nucleotide window GAGTGAGATCTGACAATGAAGGTCCACTGGGGTCACATCCTTTCATGGCCCCTGTTCTATGACTGCTCAATTGAATTAAGTCAGTCAATTCCTAACTTTACTTTTCTACTAATGTCAGACAaaagatcccccccccccttctgtttttagacaggatttcactaatgtagctctgggtggccttgaactcgcagagatctgcctgcttcctggggttaaaggtatacGCCAGCATGCCtggtcttttatttattcttgacaAGAGTTTAAAACTCAAAAGTAACTATGCTGAAAAGAAAGTAATGACCTAAAGGAACGAAGTATTTGGCGAGTGAGCTAAGCTTCGTCCAAGGATTCCGAAGGACCATCTGGTCTATTAGCTTGCTTCTAAAAACGAACATACATGTAGAGTCATTAAAAACTACCGTAGTGAAATCTTCTCCAGACCGGTATCTGACACCGCCTAGGGCTCTCTCCCATcatctgttttaaaaaatcagtggCCAAACCACTGGTCTTGCACGCCAGTTCCTCTGTTCAGAAGGCCTTCTGgggtgcgggggaggggggtagTAGTGGCTGTCTGCCATCAGTACCTTCTCTACAAACCCCACCCTGTAGCCCCAAAGATTTGTAACCCTAAAATATACCTCCACCCCCTGAAAGCAAACACCAGGCCTCAGTGTGCTACTCCGGGCAAGAGCCTCCTGGGAGCAGGTTCCCAGTGTCACACACTTATCTTTGGTGCGACAAGCAAAGGGCGGACAGGCTGTGCTTGTCTGAAACAAAGAACTTCTCGGCTAGCCTGATGTTGAGTGCCTAATGGAGAAAGGAAACCACAAGGCCATCCAGCAACCACTTCCAAACTCCAGAAAGGGTCGTGATACTGTGTGACTGCCATCGTGTCGCTGGAGTGAGTCTCGGCGCACAAGCAGCGTGGCAGAAAGAAATGGACCAGAGAACAGACCCCTGTAAGTGCCCTGAAGTTTCACCAACTCCTGAGATATGAACCCATCTGTGCTCAATGACTTCAATTCTGATGGAAAGAACaagcttgagagagagaggagaagagagaggtggaCTTTAGACACAAATCAGTTAGTGCTAAGTCCAGAAACCGATTCCAAACTCTTACTAGGAACCAGGAGATAGCCTCAAGATCCTTTTCAGGAAAAGCAAGATTCCAGATTCCTGCCAGACATCTGAGACAACAGTTTATGTTCCAGGAAAGGATGCCTTCAGCCCTGTCCGGAGGGATTATTGCACAGTGGGGCCCACAGGACGACCTACAAGGCGAGAACTTACACTAAAAAGGCCACGGTAAACGCATCTCCGCGTTCCGCCCCACTCTAACTCAACATGGTGAACACAAACATGGATCCTGCTTAGAAAAGAAACtcctgaggaaagaaagggatggGAACTGTACCAAGGCCACCGTCGTCAGAACTTCGGTTGTACCCACTGCCATGAAGGACACTCACAGAATGACCAGTCTAAGCACCAAGAGGACCAGGGACGAAGGTTCTAACTCAGTCTTGCTCAGCTCAGAGTGAGCATGGGAAGACCTTCCCAGCAGGTGTGTTTCAGAAGCTAGGCTCCTGGCAGCTGACCATTGGCCACTGAGGGCTGGGGTGTCAGTGAGATGCCCCAAGTCCTATATCTAGTACATTCCAGTGTTTTATCTCTTACTCACAGTCCTTGGCATTTGCAAATGGAATTATGATcagttttcctccttcccttttttaaTACAAGTAGCACCATGTTTCATTCTAATGTGAATCCCCCATGCCCCACCCACCGTCATAAAGGTATCTGGCAATCAATCCATGCAGCAGTCTATGACGCACAAGACAGCCCAAGTTTTAAGCCCTCCCGCTCACCCTATTTAAATGTCAACCCTGAGCACACAAACCAAAACATACAACTCCAGGAGTTATGGAATTCTTCTCCAGCTTCCTGTTACAAGCCACattctgcacacagcacagccagAGCCAGGAGCGGCTGGCCTGTTCCTAGCTGCAAGGGTGGCAGGGTTCGTGTGGCTCCTGCTTTCAAAGCATTCACTCATCTAAAATGGGATGCTATACACAAAACCATCTGTTTTATTACAGAATACATCATCTTAATGAGAATAAAAAGCTTTTGTATGCACATACTGccaagacattttaaaaggcCCAAATTTTAAACAAGTAAAAAGACAAATTCATCAGACAAAAGATCATAAATTACTTTGGCCggggaaaaaaaatctggctCAACATTTTGCTTGCGGGTTGGTTTCTACAtatactgtgtatgtatgtggtgagtgtgtctgtgtggagagaGCTTTCACAGAGGGAATGGGGTACGGTCTAGCCGCTTTCCCACAATTACGTAGGGACTACAATGTTCTTTGCTAGCAAAACAAGAAGTGCGAGGTCTGCATTCCCACCAACTCGATGCAAAGCCCCAAGGGCTTCCTGCAGAGTGAAGCCGGCACCGAGAATCCGGTTAACATCTGCAGTGGGAAAGATGAAGGGTGGAAGAGAAGACAAGGGCTGTGTGGCAGGTGGGTCCAATCCATGGGAGGGCGGCGCAGCTCCAGGGCAAACACTGCTGGTCTCCGGCCCGTCTGTGCCTGGATTCTGCACGTGCTCGGAAGGCTGACTGGGGGTACCCTCCTCACCTGCTGCAAATGTGGGAGAAATTTTCACATCTGAGGTGCAATGTGGCTGATCAGATGGTTTAGCTGAGGTTATGGCGACAGAACAGCTCTTCCTGACTGACTCCCTTGGTCTGGGGACACCTTCTTTGCCAGGTAACAAGCCATTACCCAGACCCCTGAAGCTAGTGTACGCTTCATGCTCTATGCCAAGACAAGGTGTGGTGCCTAtgatttctgtcttctctgattCAGAGGTGGCCTGGTGACAGGAGACTTGTGGATACTGGTCACTAGGGGTCGAATTCTCACTCTGGGCCCCCCTTCGGGAAAGGTCCAAAATACCTGTTTGGCTCTCAGCTTGCATCTCTGACCGACAGTTAGCATCTTCAGGTGCATTTTCTGAAGCTGGCTTACAGCTAATGACCAAAAGATGATGCAGTTCTTTCAAGGCCACTGTGACAGATGAACAAAATTCTTCGGCTGCCTCCACAGAGGGCTGACCGTGGTCACTCAGAGGGGAAGAGGAAGCGCTGCTTGCTTTGCTATCCATCGCAGACACTTCAACATTATCTTCTGGGGGCTGCAAATCCCAAGCGGAGACGGAATGTTCCATGCTTTCAGGTGAGGGGCTGCAGTGTACTGCTTCCACTTCCATCAAGGGATTATCGGAAGTAAGATGTGGTGCACCAGGGCTCCTGATGCTGGCATCCTGCCTGCCCATGAAGCTGCACACGGCAGTCAGAGACCGTTCAATTGTATCCACGTCCATCAGGGTTTCTGGGCATGAGCAGCTATAGTGCCCTGAAGCTACAAGACTTTTCTCTGTATCTGGAAGATGAGCATTTGTCTGTAGTTCATCTCCTTTCATCACAGCTTCCAAACTGACAATGTTTTCTTGGTcctgttgattttcttttgtgtCACAGGGACATTGTTGGTCATGTGGGGCACTCTGCTGACCGTTCCCTCTGTGTGGTTCTCTGGGTTGCTGAGGGCCATTCACTTGACCTGGGTTCTGATTTTCTGGATGCCAACTCTTTTCTTCCACAAATCCCTGTGGCTCATACACTCCAGTAGTTGTGAGAGATAAACTAGTGTCCTGTCTGGTGTGGAGATAAActctgaggccctgggttcctcCAACAGCAAACTTCTCTGGATTATCTGCAACAAATGCTTCTTCGGATGAATTATGCAAAGGCATAGCTGGATTCTGGTCTGGTGGGGAAGAGAGATCAGGAAGgccctggagaggaggaggatctGTTTTCGGAGAGTTTGTCTGGAATTCAGCCGAAGCCTTCACAGCCTCCATAGCTATAGGTTCAATGCTATTGGGGTCACTGGGCTTGATGGCgcaaactgaagcagagacagagcGAGCAAGACTCGTGGGGCTACCAACCTCAGGACTCTGCCCTGAAGAAGGGGCTGGATGGTTGAACCCATCTGAAGTCAGCAATGATGACATTCCCAGTGAGGTAGATTCTTTactgcttttctctgtttttttttttttttttaaggtaaagaaaaagaaaaaaagaaaagttagacCACTAAATTCTTTGATAAGAATGAAATCTCAATAGAATAAAAGCAGGTCTTTTAATTTAGGTCTGTCATGCAAACATAAGGCTAAAAAAATACGAATCTTTCTGATAAATGAGTTAGCATCATTGAACCTGAACTGAGTATGTCTCTAATAAACATTACTAAATTCCATACATAAAACAACCGTCAGCATGCACTTCATAACGGCTGTGTCAGTGTTCACACTACAAATGCTTACCTAAGCGTGTATTTATTgcaggcagggtctcactatgtagcctgagCTGGCCTGA belongs to Microtus pennsylvanicus isolate mMicPen1 chromosome 13, mMicPen1.hap1, whole genome shotgun sequence and includes:
- the LOC142834273 gene encoding regulatory solute carrier protein family 1 member 1 isoform X1, giving the protein MLLTVYCVRRDLSEVTFSLQVDADFELHNFRALCELESGIPAAESQIVYAERPLTDNHRSLASYGLKDGDVVILRQKENADPRPPVQFSNLPRIDFSSIAVPGTSNPQQRQLPRAQAQHSSPGETASSPQGLDNPALLRDMLLANPHELSLLKERNPPLAEALLSGDLEKFSRVLIEQQQDRARREQERIRLFSADPFDLEAQAKIEEDIRQQNIEENMTIAMEEAPESFGQVAMLYINCRVNGHPVKAFVDSGAQMTIMSQACAERCNIMRLVDRRWAGIAKGVGTQKIIGRVHLAQVQIEGDFLACSFSILEEQPMDMLLGLDMLKRHQCSIDLKKNVLVIGTTGSQTTFLPEGELPECARLAYGTGREDIRPEEIADQELAEAIQKSAEDAEKSSKESTSLGMSSLLTSDGFNHPAPSSGQSPEVGSPTSLARSVSASVCAIKPSDPNSIEPIAMEAVKASAEFQTNSPKTDPPPLQGLPDLSSPPDQNPAMPLHNSSEEAFVADNPEKFAVGGTQGLRVYLHTRQDTSLSLTTTGVYEPQGFVEEKSWHPENQNPGQVNGPQQPREPHRGNGQQSAPHDQQCPCDTKENQQDQENIVSLEAVMKGDELQTNAHLPDTEKSLVASGHYSCSCPETLMDVDTIERSLTAVCSFMGRQDASIRSPGAPHLTSDNPLMEVEAVHCSPSPESMEHSVSAWDLQPPEDNVEVSAMDSKASSASSSPLSDHGQPSVEAAEEFCSSVTVALKELHHLLVISCKPASENAPEDANCRSEMQAESQTGILDLSRRGAQSENSTPSDQYPQVSCHQATSESEKTEIIGTTPCLGIEHEAYTSFRGLGNGLLPGKEGVPRPRESVRKSCSVAITSAKPSDQPHCTSDVKISPTFAAGEEGTPSQPSEHVQNPGTDGPETSSVCPGAAPPSHGLDPPATQPLSSLPPFIFPTADVNRILGAGFTLQEALGALHRVGGNADLALLVLLAKNIVVPT
- the LOC142834273 gene encoding regulatory solute carrier protein family 1 member 1 isoform X2; its protein translation is MSSLLTSDGFNHPAPSSGQSPEVGSPTSLARSVSASVCAIKPSDPNSIEPIAMEAVKASAEFQTNSPKTDPPPLQGLPDLSSPPDQNPAMPLHNSSEEAFVADNPEKFAVGGTQGLRVYLHTRQDTSLSLTTTGVYEPQGFVEEKSWHPENQNPGQVNGPQQPREPHRGNGQQSAPHDQQCPCDTKENQQDQENIVSLEAVMKGDELQTNAHLPDTEKSLVASGHYSCSCPETLMDVDTIERSLTAVCSFMGRQDASIRSPGAPHLTSDNPLMEVEAVHCSPSPESMEHSVSAWDLQPPEDNVEVSAMDSKASSASSSPLSDHGQPSVEAAEEFCSSVTVALKELHHLLVISCKPASENAPEDANCRSEMQAESQTGILDLSRRGAQSENSTPSDQYPQVSCHQATSESEKTEIIGTTPCLGIEHEAYTSFRGLGNGLLPGKEGVPRPRESVRKSCSVAITSAKPSDQPHCTSDVKISPTFAAGEEGTPSQPSEHVQNPGTDGPETSSVCPGAAPPSHGLDPPATQPLSSLPPFIFPTADVNRILGAGFTLQEALGALHRVGGNADLALLVLLAKNIVVPT